A part of Gemmatimonadota bacterium genomic DNA contains:
- a CDS encoding integration host factor subunit beta gives MNIADSSGRCLAGFFFLARTLDSQGGERAPAQTHSRALVGGIMTKADLVEQVASSIGPGITKKDCALIVDGLLTAIKDALAEHNNIEIRGFGTFKVRRRRSRMARNPRTGDAVEVPARAVPIFKPSKDLRVQVSVEVG, from the coding sequence ATGAACATAGCCGATTCCAGCGGTCGATGCCTCGCCGGCTTCTTTTTTCTCGCCCGTACCCTGGATAGCCAGGGCGGAGAGCGCGCTCCCGCCCAAACTCACTCTCGTGCGCTAGTGGGAGGAATCATGACGAAAGCCGACCTCGTCGAGCAGGTAGCCAGCTCGATTGGCCCGGGTATCACCAAGAAGGACTGTGCCCTGATCGTGGACGGCCTGCTGACCGCCATCAAAGACGCCCTTGCGGAGCACAACAACATCGAGATCCGTGGCTTCGGCACGTTCAAGGTGCGGAGGCGGCGTTCCCGGATGGCGCGCAATCCGCGGACGGGTGATGCGGTCGAGGTGCCGGCCCGGGCGGTGCCGATCTTCAAGCCATCCAAGGATCTGCGCGTGCAGGTCTCGGTCGAGGTGGGCTGA